In one Mucilaginibacter sp. PAMB04168 genomic region, the following are encoded:
- a CDS encoding mannose-1-phosphate guanylyltransferase, translated as MNKNYYAIIMAGGIGSRFWPISRTSHPKQFIDILGTGKTLIQNTYDRFLKICPKENIYVVTNEIYTDLVKTQIPDMTDSQILTEPVMRNTAPCVAYGCFKIESLNPDAVIVVAPSDHLILAEDKFVSAIESSLETAAAHECLITLGIMPSRPDTGYGYIQYNDQVIDEQFHKVKTFTEKPTLDIAKTFIQSGDFLWNAGIFVWSAKAIVSSFDKYLPDMHEIFAEARAVYNTAEEKPHVHTAYQRCINISIDYGIMEKAENVYVLPSEFGWSDLGTWASIYQLAEKDYVGNAVIPSEKVIMYDSSNCMVNVPDDKLVVLQGLHDYIVVESNNTLLICPRDQEQNVKQVVADVKQKFGTKYI; from the coding sequence ATGAATAAAAACTATTATGCCATTATCATGGCTGGTGGCATAGGCAGCCGCTTTTGGCCTATCAGCCGTACTTCACACCCCAAGCAGTTTATCGATATCTTGGGCACTGGCAAAACGTTAATACAAAACACTTATGATCGGTTCCTGAAGATTTGTCCGAAGGAAAATATTTATGTTGTTACCAACGAAATTTATACCGACCTGGTAAAAACGCAGATACCAGATATGACCGACTCACAGATACTTACTGAGCCGGTTATGCGCAACACAGCTCCTTGTGTAGCTTACGGATGCTTTAAAATAGAAAGCCTGAACCCGGATGCTGTAATTGTAGTAGCGCCCTCCGATCACCTGATACTGGCAGAAGATAAATTTGTGAGCGCCATTGAAAGCTCGCTGGAAACAGCAGCTGCTCATGAGTGCCTGATCACCTTAGGCATTATGCCTTCGCGCCCGGACACAGGCTACGGATACATTCAGTACAATGACCAGGTAATCGACGAACAATTCCATAAAGTAAAGACCTTTACCGAGAAGCCTACGCTTGATATAGCCAAAACCTTTATTCAAAGTGGCGACTTTTTATGGAATGCAGGCATTTTTGTTTGGTCGGCCAAGGCCATCGTGAGCTCATTTGATAAGTACTTGCCCGACATGCATGAGATATTTGCAGAAGCCCGCGCTGTTTATAATACCGCTGAAGAGAAACCGCATGTGCATACTGCTTACCAGCGCTGCATCAATATCTCTATTGATTACGGCATTATGGAGAAGGCAGAAAACGTTTACGTGCTGCCGTCTGAATTTGGTTGGAGTGATTTAGGCACCTGGGCTTCAATTTACCAGCTGGCAGAAAAAGACTATGTAGGCAATGCAGTTATTCCTTCTGAAAAGGTAATTATGTACGATTCGTCAAATTGTATGGTAAACGTACCTGATGATAAGCTGGTTGTGTTACAAGGCCTGCACGATTATATCGTTGTTGAATCAAACAATACCTTGCTGATTTGCCCACGAGATCAGGAACAAAACGTAAAACAAGTAGTTGCCGACGTTAAACAGAAATTCGGCACGAAATACATTTAA